The window GCAATCTCTCGTTGGTTGAATTAATATTTTTCTCGTAGTTAAGAGACACTACTTCTGCATTGGTTCCCAGTTTCAGGGCACACATTGCCAAAGCATCCTGTTTATCTCTTACATCGAAGTTCTGTTCAAAATCTTTAATCATATTCTCGATCTGCTTCCCTACCTTACGCAAAGTTTCTTCTTCTGCTGCCGGTACGTTCAGCGGATATACTCTTCCTGCAATGTTTACGGTTATTCTCCTTACCTCCATTATAATCCACTGTTTTGAAGCTGAGCAATACAGAAATCAATTTCTTTTACCAATCTGTTGATATGGTTTTTCATTAACCTATTGTGTTCAGGATTTCCTGATATTGCTGAATAAAGTTTTATATTTTTTTGTTCTTCTGCTAATACCTGATTTCTTCTTCTCTCCTCATCGTATTTCACCTTCAGCTCTTCATGCTCACTACTTAATTCTGATAACTTTTCAGTAAGATTTCTGTAATTCTTTTGCAGAGCCAAAATTTTTCTCTCTAATTCTGAAAAATTGTTTTCTAAATCTTGAAGCATTTCAGGTTTGTATATTCTAACTAGAAGCAAAAATAAAAAAATATTAACACTAACAAAAATAAATA of the Chryseobacterium capnotolerans genome contains:
- a CDS encoding cell division protein ZapA, whose translation is MEVRRITVNIAGRVYPLNVPAAEEETLRKVGKQIENMIKDFEQNFDVRDKQDALAMCALKLGTNAEVVSLNYEKNINSTNERLQQINQSLNEIGK